A DNA window from Plasmodium brasilianum strain Bolivian I chromosome 12, whole genome shotgun sequence contains the following coding sequences:
- a CDS encoding myosin F, with product MDAASKCVIGTKIFIRDKNKVWARAEIIKEDDDIVVKTEDDEIIKLKESDEFYLRNLDIFDSSGLSAPPDLTKLTHLHEASILHSLNLRFDIDEIYTFTGPILIAVNPFKIINNLYSDNVLAKHVQPIQSKTPHIFATSNSAYLGMCNNGRSQTILISGESGAGKTESTKYVMKFLACAGSDIKKRSLIESQVLESNPLLEAFGNAKTLRNNNSSRFGKYIELQFTLDSKGYIKGKLCGAKILTYLLEKVRVCDQQEGERNYHIFYQLCAAAQRARQGPHGGEETEGEKAEETSKERSEKEVEKTKEDDEAKEAENTIRTRLPSVHGSHYYHFPSTKKFKGVENIKVLKIDLSDFRSHTNFRYLTKSSVYKLNGVNELEEFESTIYAMQTIGIKKEEQYQIFKVLEGILYIGNILFNNDENKEESTILDSTYEDLKKAASFLDVDEEKLKESLCYKTIIANNEHYKKPVNSNIANDIRDALARAIYGCLFLKVVERTNDSIGFINDVNLFCGVLDIFGFESFPVNSFEQLCINYTNECLQLFFNNFIFKCEEKLYMQEGIKWDPLDFPDNKDCVEILESKPFGIFCMLDEECHIPSGKDKTFCSKIITKHISNTKRFKIIKTDCFSFIIVHFAGEVKYNSAGFVEKNKDQLSTDVQNVLLQSKNEYISSLFEKYLRRNVDKRKFVTVSSEFKEQLNSLMIRIRQTDPHFIRCIKPNSQNLPDIFDRISVNEQLKYGGVLQAIKVSRAGYPVRMTHAECVNDYKILLSKNDKELFSAYNEKSWSYKARFILNKMISTGPIQEYITSLKKIKREKQNEYEFFLKYSNKKAKPIKGKNTSVTAKRVEGNSSKGDMLAEGGIISGKQEQGEGHQDEKLNDPLNEPQNEPQNEPQNEPQTDETAFIWSVGKNLCFFKSDAFNILSTMRSDYRFAQAVVIQKNYKCYVERKRYSIMRSKVVVLQRWFRNILIVIRKEKERNKKAKELICLHIYGYVVRKKYLHKRKCAILIQSYIRRYLTMRFYKTYKQNCYASKIQATWKTYKERMYYMKLKRSTKMIQLKWKGILARKQLRRLKEEAKEVGSLLSKNQILINQLKTEKNEKLEIENKLLKALANIDTLTKKVEALERTNKNNESIIKDLLQKVQNISSKELNNKTEVGPSRSECTKVSAADRRGVQVGTDQNGANRLNRNKNRNRNSSRDRNSSRNRNSSRDRNSSRNRNSSRNRNSSRSAGRSSSSSSRHGKLATELKSAKDSTALSKDELTNLLSKVKALESENKEYMKKNNLLNDRYNKLLNLLSHIKDKNIGIPGMVYRNLCGSKPSSGAYAVAYKNGLGEPRVIGSNSRSASRGANGLPLDKILLNCSGEEKYVHLYHRTSKNHIQSNTTADILMCGPKSVGKTSLLEDLFVRLGDEINLNILRKNKKKQREDMNSFIYNTYIITHKETQIKIVDCGYCSNKDLDESLFNYVKNSMCIIVVFDSTKKESVSPALHLLQEVSLINLKKTTKLYLLENIFNEKINLKPNTTDVAYALRVVKTCNAYYVKALDIYDILNDYVGGRANGYADSYANEYANHYSTNNANEVYVEPNNPFNPQNDKKIVINPSLIHYNNNRVNKKKVETSYEGEVSSFLPDITDTNTSLFFENKKEELALHKNNMYSVANTLKAFCGIHNNSNKKNQNIQLLRESMPLNNYVYSNKKYNTELGKGLQPIYEITLKGNVPITYLFIGQDFANKNYTLLAVGCKDGVIYIYKCFRSKLEMSSNFFHPNEEKLKKSDSECTNGEGSSNIVMGADNHTNLHNRGNSYTSPLDRGNRYTCSLNRSNDYSNPLHRGNSYSNPLQCSNCNEINEEFRSVEEIGDPMKNDSSVYAEDNQESAQLLSKLCGHKKAITCLVFSLCEDKIISSSIDRTIKIWEVCTGFLLKVFSDSSATLSVLLFPTNLDIFLCSNCTSLLRIVNLNSGQVYQKIKLESEIRALEMDDTCLNIFAGSKNGTIYVLEVIYNERIEIKFRFLFSLSPITCIKYIPRYHTIKTNPTIIVNSCDNHIGIIECIYGNKGVLTTLSVKHRIRINHALLPIRNCYSKFGGGWFMSGSEDGNIYICSLLPQSNYKLIFLKHHKAPVMTVVVNDIDTLMVSGDSKGNIVFWRRSFV from the exons ATGGATGCTGCCAGCAAATGCGTCATTGgcacaaaaatttttattagagATAAAAACAAA GTATGGGCTCGCGctgaaattataaaagaagaCGACGATATAGTTGTCAAGACTGAAGACgatgaaattattaaattaaaggAGAGTGATGAGTTCTACCTTAGAAACTTAG ACATATTCGATTCGAGCGGACTATCCGCACCACCGGATCTGACCAAGTTAACGCATCTACACGAAGCATCGATTCTACACAGCCTTAATCTGCGATTTGACATTGATGAAATATACACCTTCACAGGGCCCATACTGATCGCTGTGAATCCATTTAAGATAATAAACAATTTATATAGTGACAACGTTCTAGCTAAACATGTACAACCAATACAGTCAAAAACCCCACATATATTTGCTACATCTAATAGTGCTTATCTAGGAATGTGTAATAATGGGAGATCACAGACTATACTCATAAGTGGAGAATCTGGAGCAGGTAAAACAGAATCAACAAAATATgtaatgaaatttttagCATGTGCAGGTtcagatattaaaaaaagatcaTTAATTGAATCTCAAGTTCTGGAAAGTAATCCATTGTTAGAAGCTTTTGGAAATGCTAAAACtctaagaaataataattctagTCGTTTTGGAAAATACATAGAATTACAATTCACTTTAGACAGTAAGGGTTATATAAAGGGTAAGTTATGTGGTGCTAAAATTTTAACCTATCTATTAGAAAAAGTTAGAGTGTGCGATCAACAGGAGGGGGAAAGGAACTACCACATCTTCTACCAGTTGTGTGCAGCTGCACAAAGGGCTAGGCAGGGTCCGCACGGGGGGGAAGAGACAGAAGGGGAAAAAGCGGAAGAAACTAGCAAAGAAAGAAGCGAGAAGGAAGTGGAAAAAACGAAGGAAGACGACGAAGCGAAGGAAGCGGAAAACACCATTCGCACTCGTCTTCCCAGTGTCCATGGTAGTCACTACTACCACTTCCCCTCGACGAAGAAGTTCAAAGGagtagaaaatataaaagtgcTAAAAATCGACTTGAGCGATTTTAGGAGTCACACAAACTTTCGTTACTTAACCAAGTCCAGCGTGTACAAACTTAACGGGGTGAACGAACTGGAGGAATTTGAATCGACTATATACGCTATGCAAACGATAGGTATAAAGAAGGAGGAACAGTATCAGATATTCAAAGTTTTAGAAGGTATTCTTTACAtaggaaatattttatttaataatgatgaaaataaggAAGAATCAACAATTTTGGACTCTACATATgaagatttaaaaaaggcTGCATCTTTTTTAGATGTAGATGAAgagaaattaaaagaatcTTTATGTTATAAAACTATTATTGCAAATAATgaacattataaaaaacCTGTAAATTCTAATATAGCAAATGATATAAGAGATGCATTAGCTAGAGCTATATATGGatgtttgtttttaaaagtaGTAGAGCGAACAAATGATTCGATTGGTTTTATAAATGATGTGAATCTATTTTGTGGAGTTCTAGATATATTTGGATTTGAATCTTTTCCAGTAAATTCATTTGAACAATTATGTATCAATTATACAAATGAATGTTTACagctattttttaataattttatatttaaatgtgaagaaaaattatatatgcaagAAGGAATAAAGTGGGACCCATTAGACTTCCCAGATAATAAAGACTGTGTTGAAATTTTAGAATCGAAACCATTTGGCATATTTTGTATGTTAGATGAAGAATGTCATATACCATCAGGTAAGGATAAAACCTTTTgtagtaaaattataacaaaacaTATTTCTAATACAAAGagatttaaaattattaaaacgGATTGTTTTAGTTTTATCATAGTCCATTTTGCAGGAGAAGTCAAATATAATTCTGCAGGGTTTGTTGAAAAGAACAAAGATCAATTATCAACTGATGTTCAGAATGTATTATTGCAAAGTaagaatgaatatatatcatcgctttttgaaaaatatttaaggcGAAATGTGGATAAGAGAAAATTTGTAACTGTCTCAAGTGAATTCAAAGAACAATTAAATTCTTTAATGATACGTATTCGACAAACGGATCCTCATTTTATTAGATGCATTAAACCGAATTCACAAAACTTACCAGATATATTTGATCGTATATCCGTTAATGAACAATTGAAATATGGAGGAGTCTTACAAGCAATAAAAGTTAGTAGAGCTGGATACCCGGTTCGTATGACTCATGCAGAGTGTGTAAATGATTACAAAATTCTTTTAAGTAAAAACGATAAAGAGTTATTTTCTgcatataatgaaaaatcatGGTCATACAAAGCGAgatttattttgaataaaatgaTTTCTACTGGACCCATACAAGAGTATATTACATCcttgaaaaagataaaaagagaaaaacaaaatgaatatgAATTTTTCTTGAAATACTCAAACAAGAAGGCTAAACCAATTAAGGGAAAGAATACAAGTGTAACAGCTAAACGTGTGGAGGGAAATTCCAGCAAGGGGGATATGCTAGCGGAGGGGGGTATCATCAGTGGTAAACAAGAACAAGGAGAGGGGCATCAGGATGAGAAGTTGAACGATCCGCTGAACGAGCCGCAGAACGAGCCGCAGAACGAGCCGCAGAACGAGCCGCAGACCGACGAAACGGCGTTCATCTGGTCAGTGGGGAAAAATTTGTGCTTCTTCAAAAGCGACGCGTTCAACATCTTGTCAACGATGAGAAGTGACTACCGGTTTGCACAGGCAGTAGTCATtcaaaagaattataaatgTTATGTGGAAAGGAAAAGGTACAGTATAATGAGGAGCAAAGTAGTAGTACTACAGAGATGGTTTaggaatatattaattgttattagaaaagagaaagagaGGAATAAAAAGGCCAAGGAGCTcatatgtttacatatatatggttATGTCGTTAGGAAGAAGTATTTACATAAAAGGAAGTGTGCTATACTTATACAATCTTATATAAGAAGATACCTTACTATGAGATTTTATAAAACGTATAAGCAAAACTGTTATGCTAGTAAAATTCAAGCAACGTGGAAAACGTACAAAGAAAGAATGTATTATATGAAGTTAAAAAGATCTACTAAGATGATACAGCTAAAATGGAAGGGTATACTAGCAAGGAAACAATTACGAAGGCTTAAAGAAGAAGCAAAGGAAGTTGGATCCTTATTGAGTAAAAatcaaatattaataaatcaactaaaaacagaaaaaaatgaaaaattagaaatagaaaataaactACTAAAAGCGTTAGCAAATATAGACACACTGACTAAAAAGGTAGAAGCGTTAGAAAGGACAAATAAAAACAACGAATCAATTATTAAAGATTTGCTTCAAAAAGTACAGAATATATCCAgtaaagaattaaataacaAGACTGAAGTAGGCCCTTCTCGAAGCGAGTGCACAAAGGTTAGCGCTGCAGATAGGAGGGGTGTACAGGTAGGTACAGATCAAAATGGTGCTAATAGATTAAACAGGAATAAGAATAGGAATAGGAATAGCAGTAGGGATAGGAATAGCAGTAGGAATAGGAATAGCAGTAGGGATAGGAATAGCAGTAGGAATAGGAATAGCAGTAGGAATAGGAATAGCAGTAGGAGTGCCGGTAGGAGCAGCAGCAGCAGTAGCCGTCATGGTAAACTTGCTACAGAACTGAAGAGTGCCAAGGACAGCACTGCGTTAAGTAAAGACGAACTGACAAACCTGCTAAGCAAGGTTAAAGCGCTTGAATCAGAAAATAAGgaatatatgaagaaaaataatttattgaaCGATCGCTACAATAAATTGTTAAATTTGCTCTCACATATCAAGGATAAAAATATCGGCATTCCTGGAATGGTGTACCGCAATTTGTGCGGGAGTAAGCCGAGCAGTGGAGCATATGCCGTGGCATACAAAAACGGACTTGGTGAACCCAGGGTTATTGGAAGTAACAGTCGTAGTGCCAGTCGGGGTGCGAATGGGCTTCCGTTGGATAAGATTCTCTTAAACTGCAGTGGTGAAGAGAAATATGTGCATCTATATCATCGAACAAGTAAGAACCATATACAGAGTAACACAACGGCCGATATTCTCATGTGTGGGCCTAAGAGTGTTGGAAAGACGAGTTTACTAGAAGATCTCTTTGTACGTTTGGGAGATGAAATAAACTTGAACAttttaaggaaaaacaaaaagaaacaaagaGAAGATAtgaattcttttatttataatacatatataattacacatAAGGAGACACAAATAAAAATCGTTGATTGTGGTTATTGTTCTAATAAAGACTTAGATGAatctctttttaattatgtaaaaaattcaaTGTGTATTATAGTAGTCTTTGATTCTACAAAGAAAGAATCCGTTAGTCCAGCTTTACATCTTCTACAAGAAGTATcacttattaatttaaagaaaacaacaaaattgtatttgcttgaaaatatattcaacgaaaaaattaatttaaaaccTAATACTACTGACGTGGCATATGCTCTGAGAGTAGTAAAAACGTGCAATGCGTATTATGTAAAGGCGCTCGATATATACGATATACTGAACGACTATGTGGGAGGCCGCGCAAACGGGTATGCTGACAGTTATGCGAACGAGTATGCAAACCACTATTCAACTAACAATGCAAATGAAGTATATGTTGAGCCAAATAACCCCTTTAACCCTCAAAATGACAAGAAAATTGTAATTAACCCTTCCTTGATCCATTACAACAATAACAGggtaaacaaaaaaaaagtggaaACAAGTTATGAAGGAGAAGTATCTTCTTTCCTGCCTGATATAACAGATACCAATACATCTCTTTTTttcgaaaataaaaaggaggaATTAGCtctacataaaaataatatgtactCTGTAGCTAACACGTTAAAAGCTTTTTGTGGTATTCATAACAATAGCAATAAGAAGAATCAAAATATACAACTGTTAAGAGAATCGATGCCtctaaataattatgtatatagcaataaaaagtataacaCGGAACTAGGAAAAGGTCTACAACCTATTTATGAAATAACACTAAAGGGAAATGTCCCCATTACATATCTGTTCATCGGCCAAGATTTTGCCAATAAGAATTATACCTTATTAGCTGTTGGTTGTAAAGACGGagtaatatacatttacaaatGCTTCCGTAGTAAGTTAGAAATGAGCAGTAACTTCTTCCACCCGAATGAGGAGAAGCTCAAGAAGAGCGACAGTGAATGCACGAATGGGGAGGGTAGCAGCAATATTGTTATGGGTGCAGATAACCATACCAATTTACATAATCGTGGTAACAGCTATACCAGTCCGCTCGATCGTGGTAACAGATATACCTGTTCACTCAATCGCAGTAATGACTACTCCAATCCGCTCCACCGCGGTAATAGCTATTCCAATCCGCTCCAGTGCAGTAACTGCAACGAAATCAATGAAGAGTTTCGAAGTGTAGAAGAGATAGGCGATCCAATGAAAAATGATTCCTCAGTCTATGCTGAGGATAACCAAGAATCAGCTCAATTGTTATCAAAATTATGCGGTCATAAAAAAGCAATAACATGTCTagttttttcattatgtgaagataaaataatatcatcATCTATTGAtagaacaataaaaatatgggaAGTATGTACAGGATTTTTATTAAAGGTATTTTCTGACTCCTCCGCTACATTgtctgttttattatttccaaCAAATCTTGATATATTTCTCTGCTCCAACTGTACTTCTCTACTACGAATTGTAAACCTAAACAGTGGTCAGGTTTATCagaaaattaaattagaGAGTGAAATAAGAGCACTAGAAATGGACGATACgtgtttaaatatatttgctgGGTCCAAAAATGgtactatatatgtattagaagtaatatataatgaacgaattgaaataaaatttcgttttcttttttccttatccCCAATAACTTGTATCAAATATATTCCTAGATATCACACAATTAAAACTAACCCcactattattgttaactCATGTGATAATCATATTGGTATTattgaatgtatatatggtAATAAAGGGGTACTCACCACCTTATCAGTTAAACACAGAATTAGAATTAACCATGCTCTACTTCCCATACGCAATTGCTATTCCAAATTTGGAGGTGGTTGGTTTATGTCGGGTTCAGAGGACGGAAACATTTACATCTGCTCTCTACTCCCACAGTCCAACTACAAGCTtatctttttaaaacatCATAAG GCACCCGTCATGACCGTTGTGGTAAACGACATCGACACTTTGATGGTATCGGGTGATTCAAAAGGAAACATAGTTTTTTGGAGGAGATCCTTTGTGTAA